From Shewanella yunxiaonensis, the proteins below share one genomic window:
- a CDS encoding thymidine kinase, with the protein MAQLYFYYSAMNAGKSTSLLQSSYNYRERGMNTLVMTPAIDNRFGTGKVASRIGLESDALIFHGDDDLVKIIESEHQQTFIHCVLVDESQFLSKEQVKQLAYVVDKLDIPVLCYGLRTDFQGELFSGSQYLLAWADKLVELKTICFCGRKANMVVRRDSEGHPVREGVQVAIGGNESYESVCRKHFRELIWD; encoded by the coding sequence TTGGCTCAGCTTTACTTTTACTATTCGGCGATGAATGCCGGGAAATCCACTTCTTTACTGCAATCCTCATATAACTATCGTGAGCGTGGTATGAACACCTTGGTGATGACCCCGGCGATTGATAATCGCTTCGGTACCGGCAAGGTGGCATCTCGTATTGGTCTGGAAAGTGATGCACTGATATTTCATGGTGATGACGACCTGGTGAAAATTATTGAGTCTGAGCACCAGCAAACGTTTATTCACTGTGTGCTGGTGGATGAGTCCCAATTTTTAAGCAAAGAACAGGTTAAGCAGTTAGCTTATGTCGTCGATAAGCTCGATATTCCCGTGCTGTGTTATGGCCTGCGTACTGACTTTCAGGGAGAACTTTTCAGTGGCAGTCAGTATTTGCTCGCATGGGCCGACAAACTGGTAGAGCTTAAAACTATCTGTTTCTGTGGGCGCAAAGCCAATATGGTGGTGCGCCGTGATAGTGAAGGTCATCCGGTAAGAGAAGGGGTGCAGGTTGCGATTGGTGGCAATGAAAGTTATGAATCTGTGTGCCGTAAACACTTCCGCGAACTGATTTGGGACTGA
- a CDS encoding ArsR/SmtB family transcription factor, giving the protein MNIELMQQRADHAVVLLKALANERRLFILCYLLNEGEMCVGDMNKKLGLSQSALSQHLAWLRKDNLVATRKEAQTVYYSLKSDEVKEMIRLIDNLYCH; this is encoded by the coding sequence ATGAATATAGAATTAATGCAACAGCGAGCAGACCATGCGGTCGTATTGCTGAAGGCACTTGCTAATGAGAGACGATTATTTATTCTGTGCTATCTCTTGAATGAAGGGGAGATGTGTGTCGGAGACATGAATAAGAAACTCGGCTTAAGCCAGTCCGCATTGTCTCAACATCTAGCCTGGCTGCGTAAAGATAATCTGGTAGCCACTCGAAAGGAAGCACAAACGGTTTATTACTCTCTGAAGAGTGACGAAGTCAAAGAGATGATCCGTTTAATTGACAATCTTTATTGCCATTAA
- a CDS encoding FUSC family protein: MPLFEKPSVFASFIYRHARIIHTLKIALALSIVALGNWIKPVPHFIWAMVTIVIIMMGLPQVGGAIEKSLQRAIGTLIGSAYGVFLVVAIDSYWNLMGLLILGVCVVVLLNAGRYSYAYLVTGFTMIIVIGDANHDTSEALWRSANILIGCVIAVLVSLFVLPIKAKQDWRAQLGKSFSLMASVLDNHVKASSDSELPAERSKLENAMKAVLAQKKLLFSLEWESQTLKKHPQILTELANEQVRVITLLELLLMTHWSEEENEAYSRIKQIAVHLQQDFAALADYVNSKTNERPKLPAGLEQQLQQQLLSAQHGTIATDSTQADYQHFAYSGYSWLIYQLALALLAIDNELDKLEQAYANQKLLLANIIGE; the protein is encoded by the coding sequence ATCCCCTTATTCGAAAAACCCAGCGTTTTTGCCAGTTTCATTTATCGCCACGCCCGCATTATCCACACGCTGAAAATTGCGTTAGCTCTGTCTATCGTTGCCCTGGGAAACTGGATCAAACCAGTGCCGCACTTCATTTGGGCCATGGTAACCATTGTGATCATTATGATGGGTCTGCCACAGGTCGGTGGTGCCATCGAAAAATCCTTACAACGTGCCATTGGGACCTTGATAGGCTCGGCCTATGGGGTGTTTCTGGTGGTCGCGATCGACAGTTACTGGAACCTGATGGGGTTACTGATCCTTGGTGTGTGTGTGGTGGTTTTGCTCAACGCCGGGCGATACAGCTACGCCTATCTGGTGACCGGTTTTACCATGATCATTGTGATTGGCGACGCCAATCACGATACCTCTGAAGCATTGTGGCGCAGTGCCAACATCCTTATCGGATGCGTTATCGCGGTGCTGGTTTCGCTGTTTGTGCTGCCGATTAAAGCCAAGCAGGACTGGCGCGCCCAGTTAGGTAAATCATTCTCCCTGATGGCGAGCGTGCTGGACAACCATGTCAAGGCCAGCTCTGATTCTGAATTACCGGCCGAACGCAGCAAACTGGAAAATGCCATGAAAGCGGTACTCGCCCAGAAGAAGCTGCTGTTCTCCTTAGAGTGGGAAAGTCAGACGCTGAAAAAACACCCTCAAATCCTCACGGAATTGGCAAACGAACAAGTACGGGTAATTACCTTACTGGAACTGCTGCTGATGACTCATTGGAGCGAGGAAGAGAATGAAGCATACAGCCGTATCAAACAGATTGCCGTTCATCTGCAGCAAGACTTTGCCGCACTGGCAGACTACGTAAATAGCAAAACCAATGAGCGCCCGAAACTACCGGCAGGACTTGAACAACAACTACAACAACAGCTGTTGTCAGCCCAACATGGCACTATTGCTACCGATAGTACGCAGGCAGACTATCAACACTTTGCATATAGCGGCTATAGCTGGCTTATCTATCAGCTGGCGTTGGCATTATTGGCGATTGATAACGAGCTGGATAAACTGGAACAAGCTTATGCTAATCAGAAGCTACTGTTAGCGAACATCATCGGTGAATAA
- a CDS encoding M20/M25/M40 family metallo-hydrolase gives MKKPTLLLCAVTLLCNLSLLKVSATEYTNQEVVSNLQHNALKSDLAYKIAESLTVEVGPRLAGSHENALAVDWAEAKLKSLGFDKVYREPVTVPVWQRGEASAAVIAPYPQKLIITALGGSVATPTQGLQATVIRFNDLQSLIAAEPSLVAGKIVFIDQKTERHKNGSGYGKSVGGRANGAVEAARKGAVAVLIRSIGTDHDRMAHTGLMHYQDGVPKIPAAALTNPDATQLDAMLTRGHEVTLALKMTPKDLGTTTTYNVIGEVTGSSKPKEIVLLGAHLDSWDEGTGAIDDAAGVAIVTAAAKLIGDQPKRPARTVRVVLFAAEEIGLIGGKAYAAQHQAEMNDHYIAAESDFGAGRIYRADVKVNSAALSAVQQQLSVLAAQGVTNGDNQARGGSEVSLLPAYGVPVASLRQDGEDYFDYHHTPNDTLDKIEPAALAQNVAVYASFAYQMAQSILPLRPLTSGSK, from the coding sequence ATGAAAAAGCCTACCCTGCTATTATGTGCTGTAACGCTGCTATGCAATTTATCACTCCTAAAAGTTTCAGCAACTGAGTATACAAATCAAGAAGTTGTCAGCAATTTACAGCACAATGCCCTGAAATCAGATTTGGCATACAAAATTGCCGAATCCCTTACTGTCGAAGTCGGTCCCAGACTTGCTGGCAGCCATGAAAATGCCCTGGCAGTGGATTGGGCCGAAGCCAAGCTGAAATCACTCGGGTTTGATAAAGTTTACCGCGAACCAGTCACGGTTCCAGTATGGCAACGCGGAGAAGCCAGTGCCGCTGTAATAGCGCCATATCCGCAAAAACTGATAATCACCGCATTAGGCGGAAGTGTTGCCACGCCAACACAAGGGTTGCAGGCAACAGTAATCCGTTTCAACGATTTGCAGTCCCTTATTGCAGCCGAGCCTTCCTTAGTTGCGGGAAAAATAGTGTTCATCGACCAAAAGACTGAACGCCATAAAAATGGTAGCGGCTATGGTAAAAGCGTTGGCGGCCGAGCTAACGGCGCAGTTGAGGCCGCCCGCAAAGGCGCAGTGGCAGTGCTCATCCGTTCAATCGGTACCGACCATGATCGTATGGCACATACAGGGCTGATGCATTATCAGGATGGTGTGCCCAAAATCCCTGCGGCGGCATTAACGAACCCAGATGCGACCCAACTGGACGCCATGTTAACTCGCGGTCATGAAGTGACCTTAGCTCTGAAGATGACGCCAAAAGATCTTGGCACCACTACCACTTACAACGTTATTGGTGAAGTTACCGGCAGCAGCAAGCCAAAAGAGATTGTATTACTGGGTGCACATCTGGACTCATGGGATGAGGGCACTGGCGCGATAGATGATGCTGCTGGCGTTGCTATTGTCACGGCAGCGGCAAAGTTAATAGGCGATCAGCCAAAACGTCCGGCCAGGACTGTGCGGGTGGTGCTCTTTGCTGCCGAAGAGATTGGGTTGATCGGTGGTAAAGCTTATGCGGCGCAACATCAAGCAGAAATGAATGACCATTACATTGCCGCCGAATCCGATTTCGGCGCGGGACGAATTTATCGCGCAGACGTTAAGGTAAATAGTGCAGCGTTGTCTGCGGTACAGCAACAGTTATCAGTATTGGCGGCACAAGGTGTCACTAATGGTGATAACCAGGCTCGAGGAGGCTCAGAAGTATCATTGTTACCTGCCTACGGGGTTCCGGTTGCCTCACTGCGCCAGGATGGTGAAGACTACTTTGATTATCACCATACGCCCAATGATACGTTAGATAAGATTGAACCGGCGGCGTTAGCACAAAACGTTGCGGTCTATGCGTCATTTGCCTATCAGATGGCACAATCAATACTGCCGTTAAGACCATTAACCAGCGGTTCTAAGTAA
- the rpsT gene encoding 30S ribosomal protein S20 codes for MANSKTAKKRALQSEKRRQHNASRRSMMRTYVKKVIAAIRAGDHKAAVEAFATAQPILDRMATKGLIHKNKAARHKARLNTRIKALAA; via the coding sequence TTGGCTAACAGCAAGACTGCAAAGAAACGCGCGCTTCAGTCTGAAAAGCGTCGTCAACACAATGCAAGCCGTCGCTCTATGATGCGTACTTATGTTAAGAAAGTTATCGCCGCTATCCGCGCCGGTGACCACAAAGCTGCTGTTGAAGCATTTGCTACAGCACAGCCTATCCTGGATCGTATGGCTACCAAAGGCCTGATCCACAAGAATAAGGCTGCTCGTCATAAGGCTCGTCTGAACACCCGCATTAAAGCGTTGGCTGCCTAA
- the ribF gene encoding bifunctional riboflavin kinase/FAD synthetase yields the protein MELIRGIHNIQAHHRGCVLTIGNFDGVHRGHAEVITNLVKKARQLGLPATLMTFEPQPQELFAGQNAPARISLLRDKIALLAELGVDRLLCVRFDHQFAQLPPEQFVESLLVDKLGVRYLVIGDDFRFGQKRRGDFEMLCEAGEHHGFAVVNTASFLVGDQRVSSTMVREALAKGNLEQARRLLGHPFTLSGRVVHGQQLGRTLGFPTANIALKRQVVPVRGVFAVRLWWSGSEKYDGVANVGFRPTVKGQNCLLEVNLFDFSGDIYGKRVEVELVAKIRDEKPFQSLDALQKQIMNDVDDAKALLSNDAG from the coding sequence ATGGAACTGATTCGCGGAATACATAATATTCAGGCTCATCACCGCGGTTGTGTGCTGACCATCGGCAACTTCGATGGTGTTCATCGTGGGCATGCCGAGGTAATTACTAATCTGGTCAAGAAAGCCAGGCAATTAGGGTTACCTGCCACACTGATGACCTTTGAGCCGCAACCTCAGGAGCTATTTGCTGGTCAAAATGCCCCGGCAAGGATCAGTTTGCTTCGAGATAAGATTGCCCTGTTAGCCGAGTTAGGCGTTGATCGTCTGCTGTGTGTGCGTTTTGATCACCAATTTGCGCAGTTGCCGCCGGAACAGTTTGTTGAATCGTTATTGGTCGATAAACTTGGTGTCCGCTATCTGGTGATTGGTGATGATTTTCGCTTTGGTCAGAAACGTCGCGGTGATTTTGAAATGCTTTGTGAAGCCGGCGAACATCATGGTTTTGCTGTGGTAAACACTGCGAGCTTTTTGGTGGGAGACCAACGCGTCAGTTCTACTATGGTCCGTGAAGCTCTGGCCAAAGGAAATCTGGAACAGGCGCGGCGATTATTAGGTCATCCATTTACGTTGTCTGGCCGCGTGGTTCATGGTCAGCAGCTCGGTCGTACTTTGGGATTTCCCACCGCCAATATTGCGCTAAAACGGCAGGTTGTGCCGGTACGCGGTGTTTTTGCTGTCAGATTATGGTGGTCGGGTAGCGAGAAATATGACGGAGTTGCCAATGTTGGATTCCGTCCGACAGTGAAAGGTCAGAATTGTTTGCTGGAAGTCAATCTATTTGATTTCTCTGGCGATATTTATGGGAAACGGGTTGAAGTGGAACTGGTGGCGAAAATTCGTGATGAAAAGCCGTTCCAATCACTGGACGCGTTGCAAAAACAGATTATGAATGATGTTGATGACGCTAAGGCGTTACTCAGCAATGATGCGGGCTGA
- a CDS encoding M3 family metallopeptidase: protein MHKTLLALALGQALLLTGCVGHDNKSQVAVVTDAVQQNPFFTPSVLQYQAPDFSQIHTQHFQPALEAGIAAHDREVQTIANQEALPTFDNTIVALEKSGALLGRVSAVFYNLSGSNSTPEIRRIQSEMAPKMAAHTDNINLNPTLFARIDKLYQQRQQLGLNAEQIRLIEDYHQRFVLAGAQLSEAQKVQIRVLNEEQSKLTNEFQQRLLRLTKASAVVIDDVAQLDGLSDSAIRNAAKDAKDAGHEGKYLLNITNTTRQPVLAQLHNRELRQKIWQASANRGLSGADETVSLVARLAQLRAEKAQLLGFDNWASYRLAPQMAKTPQAVFEMFGSMVPAVVANTQQEANAIQAMITKTGGNFTLQPWDWAYYAEKVRQQQYDLDENSLKPYFEFNRVLQDGVFYTLNQLYGVTFKPRPDLPVYHPDVKAWEVFDADGTSLAIFYGDYFAREGKRGGAWMSSFVRQSTLLGQKPVVVNVMNIQKAPDGEPTFVSYDQVTTMFHELGHGTHGMFSNVTYPSLSGTAVSRDFVEFPSTFEEDWAGHPQVLANYAKHYQTGEPLPKDMLDKLLRSRSFNMGFDTLEYMSAALLDLEWHSLSADAPLQNVEQFEAKALAKHGVNLAAVPPRYRSSYFAHSFPGGYSASYYAYMWSEILAADAFAYVQTQGGLNRDIGMKFRKAIREVGNSVPPMEAYENFRGQQPTTDGLLKRRGLM from the coding sequence ATGCACAAAACTCTTTTAGCATTGGCACTGGGACAAGCCTTGTTACTGACCGGCTGTGTCGGTCATGACAATAAATCGCAGGTTGCAGTAGTCACTGACGCCGTGCAGCAGAATCCCTTCTTTACCCCCAGCGTATTGCAGTATCAAGCCCCAGATTTCAGCCAGATCCACACGCAGCACTTTCAGCCCGCGTTGGAAGCTGGGATTGCCGCGCATGACAGAGAAGTCCAGACGATTGCCAATCAGGAAGCACTGCCTACCTTTGACAACACCATTGTGGCACTGGAAAAATCAGGTGCACTCCTGGGTCGCGTTTCTGCTGTTTTTTACAATCTGAGCGGTTCCAACAGTACCCCAGAAATCCGTCGTATTCAGAGCGAAATGGCGCCCAAAATGGCGGCACACACCGACAATATCAACCTTAATCCTACACTATTCGCCCGTATTGATAAGCTCTATCAACAACGGCAACAGTTGGGGCTGAATGCCGAGCAGATAAGGCTCATTGAAGACTATCACCAGCGCTTTGTCTTGGCCGGCGCACAGTTGAGTGAAGCACAGAAAGTGCAAATTCGAGTCCTCAATGAAGAACAGTCCAAGCTTACCAACGAATTCCAGCAGCGACTGCTAAGACTTACCAAAGCTAGCGCCGTGGTGATAGATGATGTGGCGCAACTTGATGGTTTGTCTGATTCCGCCATCCGCAATGCCGCCAAAGATGCCAAAGACGCAGGCCATGAAGGTAAATACCTGCTGAATATCACTAATACCACGCGACAACCGGTGTTGGCACAACTGCATAACCGCGAACTGCGTCAGAAAATCTGGCAGGCATCGGCGAACCGAGGGCTCAGCGGCGCAGATGAAACGGTATCGCTGGTTGCTCGTTTGGCCCAACTGCGCGCCGAAAAAGCGCAATTGCTCGGATTTGATAATTGGGCCAGCTATCGTTTGGCACCACAAATGGCGAAAACGCCACAAGCAGTATTTGAGATGTTTGGCTCGATGGTGCCAGCGGTGGTGGCAAATACGCAGCAAGAAGCTAACGCCATTCAGGCGATGATCACCAAGACCGGCGGCAACTTCACTCTGCAGCCGTGGGATTGGGCTTATTACGCTGAAAAAGTGCGACAACAGCAATACGACTTGGATGAGAACAGCCTGAAACCCTATTTTGAATTCAATCGGGTACTGCAGGACGGCGTATTCTACACCCTTAATCAACTTTACGGCGTGACGTTTAAACCAAGACCCGATCTGCCGGTATATCATCCAGATGTAAAAGCCTGGGAAGTGTTTGATGCTGATGGCACTAGCTTGGCGATATTCTACGGTGACTATTTTGCCCGAGAAGGCAAACGTGGCGGGGCCTGGATGAGTTCTTTTGTCCGGCAAAGCACGCTACTGGGGCAAAAACCAGTGGTGGTCAATGTCATGAATATCCAGAAAGCACCTGATGGCGAACCAACGTTTGTCAGTTATGACCAGGTCACCACTATGTTCCATGAACTTGGTCATGGCACCCATGGCATGTTTTCTAACGTCACCTACCCTAGCCTCTCTGGTACCGCTGTTTCAAGAGACTTTGTCGAGTTTCCATCCACCTTTGAAGAAGATTGGGCCGGTCATCCGCAGGTGTTAGCCAACTATGCCAAGCACTATCAGACTGGTGAGCCGCTGCCGAAAGATATGCTGGACAAACTATTGCGCTCCCGTAGCTTCAACATGGGCTTTGATACGCTTGAGTATATGTCCGCTGCGTTACTGGATCTGGAATGGCATAGCCTGAGTGCAGATGCGCCCCTGCAAAATGTTGAACAGTTTGAAGCTAAAGCATTGGCAAAACATGGGGTGAATTTAGCAGCAGTACCACCACGTTATCGTTCCAGCTATTTTGCGCATTCATTCCCAGGCGGCTACAGCGCCAGTTATTACGCCTATATGTGGAGTGAGATCCTCGCGGCAGATGCCTTTGCTTATGTGCAGACACAAGGGGGACTCAATCGTGATATCGGCATGAAGTTCCGTAAGGCAATTCGTGAAGTTGGCAACAGCGTGCCACCAATGGAAGCTTATGAGAATTTCCGCGGGCAACAACCCACCACCGATGGACTGTTGAAACGCCGGGGATTGATGTAA
- a CDS encoding Na+/H+ antiporter NhaC family protein encodes MTVLSYADSALSLLPPVVAIILAIMTRKVLLSLGVGILIGTLLLNQWSVTDSAIYLSDKVSGLFWSDGAPNSWNLYILGFLIVLGMITALITVSGSARAFANWAKQHIRKRRDAKLLTMFLGCVVFIDDYFNSLVVGSICKPLTDRYYISRAKLAYLLDSTAAPVCVISPVSSWGAYIIALIGGILTTHGVTSMGHLTAFVEMIPMNFYPLFALLLLLFVAMFELDVGPMRRHELSARKGQLYDEAKGVPPGATAELAEAETGKVGGLFIPISVLVVATLYFMIASGADVLSSEGKPFSVIGAFEKTDVSSSLFFGALLGLFTTLVLAVRQKLSFKEIALGIYVGAKSMLPAIYILLFAWTISGIIGQLETGKFMASLAGGNIPFALLPAVLFVLAGFTAFATGTSWGTFGIMLPIAADMAMGTHQGMMLPMMAAVLSGSVFGDHCSPISDTTILSSTGASCHHIDHVMTQLPYALLVAVISLGGYLVMGYTESVALGLLSCLVLFFIGLFWFRLKSDN; translated from the coding sequence ATGACAGTACTCAGTTATGCCGATTCGGCACTTTCTCTTTTGCCCCCTGTGGTGGCAATCATCCTGGCGATCATGACGCGTAAGGTGTTGTTATCGCTTGGCGTTGGTATTCTTATTGGTACGCTTTTACTGAATCAATGGTCAGTGACTGACTCTGCTATTTATCTCAGTGACAAGGTGTCTGGCTTATTCTGGAGCGATGGTGCACCGAATAGCTGGAACCTGTATATCTTAGGTTTTCTGATTGTGCTGGGAATGATCACGGCGCTGATCACCGTCAGTGGTTCTGCCCGTGCTTTCGCAAACTGGGCTAAACAGCACATTCGCAAACGCCGCGACGCTAAGTTACTCACGATGTTTCTCGGATGTGTGGTGTTTATTGATGATTACTTCAATAGTCTGGTGGTTGGCAGTATCTGCAAACCGCTGACTGACCGTTATTATATTTCCCGGGCTAAATTGGCCTATTTGCTGGATTCGACAGCAGCACCGGTATGTGTGATCTCCCCGGTATCCAGTTGGGGGGCTTATATCATCGCGTTGATTGGTGGCATTCTGACGACGCATGGTGTGACTTCGATGGGACATCTAACCGCTTTTGTCGAGATGATCCCGATGAATTTCTATCCTTTATTTGCATTGTTGCTGTTGTTGTTTGTGGCGATGTTTGAGTTGGATGTTGGTCCGATGCGACGCCATGAACTCAGTGCGCGCAAGGGCCAACTCTATGATGAAGCCAAAGGCGTGCCTCCTGGCGCCACCGCGGAACTGGCAGAAGCCGAAACCGGTAAAGTGGGCGGTTTGTTTATTCCAATTTCGGTACTGGTTGTTGCTACGCTGTATTTTATGATTGCCAGCGGTGCCGATGTGCTCTCAAGCGAAGGCAAACCTTTTTCGGTGATTGGTGCCTTTGAAAAAACCGACGTGAGTTCGTCATTGTTTTTTGGTGCCTTGCTTGGTTTGTTCACCACCTTGGTATTAGCGGTGCGACAGAAACTGTCATTTAAAGAAATCGCTCTGGGCATATATGTGGGGGCTAAGTCGATGCTGCCAGCGATCTATATTCTGCTGTTCGCATGGACAATTTCCGGCATTATCGGTCAGTTGGAAACCGGTAAATTTATGGCGAGTCTGGCGGGCGGTAATATTCCGTTTGCGCTGCTGCCAGCGGTATTGTTTGTGCTGGCTGGGTTTACGGCTTTTGCTACCGGCACCAGTTGGGGCACCTTTGGCATTATGTTGCCCATCGCGGCAGATATGGCGATGGGAACGCATCAGGGGATGATGTTGCCAATGATGGCAGCCGTATTGTCAGGTTCGGTATTTGGCGATCATTGCTCACCCATTTCAGACACGACCATTTTGTCTTCTACCGGCGCGAGCTGCCACCATATTGACCATGTTATGACGCAATTGCCTTATGCATTATTAGTCGCCGTTATCTCGCTGGGTGGTTATCTGGTGATGGGCTATACCGAGTCGGTCGCATTGGGCTTGTTATCTTGTTTAGTGTTATTTTTTATTGGGTTGTTCTGGTTCCGCTTAAAATCCGATAACTAG
- the murJ gene encoding murein biosynthesis integral membrane protein MurJ — MSKKLVRSGLIVSVMTLISRVLGLIRDVVVANLMGAGVSADVFFFANKIPNFLRRLFAEGAFAQAFVPVLTEYQETKSSDEVRQLLSKVAGTLGILVSVVTMVGVLASPVLTALFGAGWFVAWVNHEPDGAKFELASLMLKITFPYLWFITFTALSGSILNTRGRFAISAFTPVFLNVAIIAAAIWLSPRLERPEIGLAWGVFAGGIIQFLFQIPFLLREHALVKPTWGWHDPGVVKIRKLMLPALFGVSVSQINLLLDTFIASFLMTGSISWLYYSDRLLEFPLGLFGIAIATVILPTLSRKHVNAESTEFGQTMDWGVRAVILLGAPAMAGLIVLAKPMLMVLFMRGAFDIQDVNMASSSLIAYGSGLLSFMLIKVLAPGYYARQDTKTPVKIGIIAMLSNMVFNIILAFPFSYVGLAIATSMSALLNAGMLYRGLHLAGVYRVSSNTLIFLLKVLLAVTTMVLVLVWLSPAMSDWLHWSIHQRIWHLLRLILAGVAVYLLIILLLGGRPWRKPLRKG, encoded by the coding sequence TTGAGTAAAAAACTGGTGCGTTCAGGTCTGATTGTTAGCGTGATGACCTTGATTTCGCGCGTCTTAGGGCTTATCCGAGACGTGGTGGTCGCTAACCTGATGGGCGCGGGTGTCAGTGCAGATGTTTTTTTCTTTGCCAACAAAATTCCCAATTTTCTGAGACGCTTATTTGCGGAAGGGGCATTTGCACAGGCTTTTGTACCTGTACTCACTGAGTATCAGGAAACTAAATCCAGTGATGAAGTCAGACAACTACTGTCAAAAGTCGCGGGAACTCTTGGTATCTTGGTCTCGGTCGTTACTATGGTGGGCGTGCTGGCATCGCCAGTGCTGACGGCTTTATTTGGGGCTGGATGGTTTGTCGCCTGGGTAAATCATGAACCCGATGGTGCCAAGTTTGAGCTGGCATCTTTGATGCTGAAAATTACCTTCCCTTATCTGTGGTTTATCACCTTTACTGCGTTATCAGGTTCTATTCTTAATACCCGTGGTCGTTTTGCGATTTCAGCATTTACGCCGGTTTTTCTGAATGTTGCGATTATTGCTGCGGCTATCTGGCTGAGTCCCAGGTTAGAACGTCCGGAAATTGGCCTGGCGTGGGGCGTGTTTGCGGGTGGCATAATCCAGTTTTTATTTCAAATTCCATTCCTGTTGCGGGAACACGCATTAGTTAAACCAACCTGGGGATGGCACGACCCTGGTGTGGTTAAAATTCGGAAGCTGATGTTACCAGCGTTGTTTGGGGTGTCAGTGTCACAAATTAACCTGCTGTTAGATACCTTTATAGCCAGCTTTCTGATGACAGGTTCTATCAGCTGGCTGTACTACTCAGATCGATTACTGGAATTTCCACTGGGCCTGTTTGGTATTGCTATTGCTACGGTGATTTTGCCCACGTTGTCGCGTAAGCATGTTAATGCTGAGAGCACCGAATTCGGACAGACCATGGACTGGGGCGTGCGGGCGGTAATTTTGCTTGGTGCGCCCGCCATGGCCGGGTTGATAGTGCTTGCTAAACCGATGTTGATGGTGTTGTTTATGCGCGGTGCTTTCGATATCCAAGATGTGAATATGGCATCCAGTTCATTAATTGCTTATGGCAGTGGCCTGCTCAGTTTTATGCTGATTAAAGTGCTGGCGCCGGGGTATTACGCACGCCAAGACACCAAAACTCCGGTAAAAATCGGCATTATTGCCATGCTCAGCAATATGGTATTCAACATCATACTGGCATTTCCGTTTAGTTATGTCGGGTTGGCGATTGCGACATCGATGTCGGCATTATTAAATGCTGGTATGTTGTATCGAGGTTTACATTTAGCGGGGGTTTATCGTGTCAGCAGCAATACCTTGATCTTTTTACTGAAGGTCTTGCTGGCGGTGACAACGATGGTGTTGGTGTTAGTGTGGTTGTCTCCAGCGATGTCGGATTGGTTGCATTGGTCTATTCATCAACGAATCTGGCATCTTTTACGCCTGATCTTAGCGGGTGTCGCAGTTTATCTGTTGATTATTCTGCTGTTGGGCGGACGTCCATGGCGTAAACCGCTGCGCAAGGGCTGA